ATCCCGACGAGATCCAGCTTCAGCCGAACCGCCATGGGAATGCAGCCGAGACTCTTGGCCAAGGATTCTTCGAATCCGAACAAGGTGTCCATGCGGAGATCTCCTAGTGTTGACAATTTTCGTGTGCGTGGGAACGGGCCGTGGTCGCTTCCGTTCGATGGGCGTCGCCCGCACGGGCGCATCTCTCGCAGCCCACCCATTCCACCGTTCCATCCGCGAACCACTCGCGCTTCCAGATGGGGACCGTCGCCTTCACCTCGTCGATGATCCATCGGCACGCATCGAACGCCTCGGCGCGATGGTCGCTGGCCACCCCGATCCACACGGCGATGCCACCGATACCCAGATCACCGACCCGATGGACGCACAAGGCGTTGCGGATCCCGAACCTTTCCAAAGCCTCGGAAACGATCCGATCCCCTTCCTGGAGAGCAAGCACTGGATGGGCCTGGTAGAAGAGTTTCTCCACGGCGCGCCCCAGATGGTGGTCGCGCACCCAGCCTTCGAAGGAAACGAATCCCCCGCTGGAAGCGTGCCGCAATTGGGCGGAAAGATCTTGAGGATTGATGTCGGTGGTGGAAAGTCGAAATCGCATTCAGCCTCCGGAAACCGGCGGGAGAAACGAGATCCTGTCGCCCGCAGCAAAGGAATCCGACCATTCCGCGAAGGCGTCGTTGCGCACCGGACGGAAGGAGTCCATCGGAAATCCGATCGCGAGCCGATCGGCGGTCTCCCGCCACAATCCCGTCAGGTCGACGGCACGGGTTGAGACAGTTTCTGACGGAACTTTCGCAAGATCGCAAAGGAGGGCGAAATGCTCCAGGGTGACCTGGCGCCCTTCCATCCAGCGGACGATCTCCGCTTGGTCTTGCGGCGAATCGGCGTCCTTCAGACGGATGCCGGGCGATGGCAGGACCTTCACGGGCGAGTTCAGCAGGACCTTGCGCGGACAGCCCTTGCCATGGGAAAGCCAAGGCGAGGCGGCGTCGGAAAACGACGGTTCGTAGATGGCGCACATGGGGTCGGGAAGCGATCCGTCGCTGTCCAGGAAGCACGTCGCGCCAAGACCCGGGTCGCGAGCATCCACCAGGCTTGCCAGCATGGAGGTATCCAGCAGAGGTTGGTCCACCGCCACCACCAAAAACGCCCGTCCAGGATGGGCGGCCAGGGCGGAGAGGATGCCCCGCAGAGGTCCGGCAGCGATCTCCCGGTCGCGGACCGCATCGGACTCGCTCCACCCTTCTGGCAATTCTTGTCCGACCGCGCGGGACAGCCGGACGCGCTCGACGAACCCGGAAAGAAGTTCCCGCAATCGCAGGGTGGCCGGCCTTCCCTCCCATTCCAGGAGCGCCTTGTCCGATCCCATGCGGCGCGAGGCTCCACCGGCCAAGATCAGCGCATCCAACGGGGCGATCATTCCGAGCTCCCGAAATTGCGGCGCCCACCGGATTTGGCCATCAACCTCACCGACCGGATCTCGATCCCCAGATCCAAGGCCTTGCACATGTCGTAAACTGTCAAGGCGGCCACCGAGGCACCGGTCAGGGCTTCCATCTCCACACCCGTGCGACCCGTGCAGGCGACAGTGCACTCGATGCGCGCGAGGCTTCCTTCCAACCTGCAGGCAATGCGGATGGAATCCAACAGAAGTGGATGGCAAAACGGGATGAGATCGGCGGTGCGTTTGACCGCTTGGGTTCCCGCCACGATGGCTGTCGCGAAGACCGGCCCCTTGGAAGCGAAAATCTCGCCATCGCGAGAAAGCGCCACCACCGCCTGAGGCAAAACGATCTCCGCGTGTGCGGTCGCCTCGCGTCGGGTCTGCTCGCGCTCTCCAACATCGACCATGCAAGGTGCCCCCCGATCATCGACATGCGTCAGACGCTTCTGGGATACAGACAGGGTATCGATCGTTCCTTGCATGCATACAATCTAAGACAGCGAATTAATCTCAGACACCTATTGTGTACCTGTCGTTATTTATTTATGTTCCATCGTACACGAACCAAAGGAAATCCTGATGCACGCAGACACGACGGTTGGCTCCCTAGTGGCCACACATCCTTCGCGCTCCAAGGTGTTCGAGCGCTTCGGAATCGATTACTGCTGCGGCGGACATGACTCCCTGGCGAATGCCTGCAAGAAGGCCAGTGTTTCGCTGGAGCAGCTGATCCATGAACTCGAAGCTCAGCCCCTGCAAGCGGACGACCGCGACTGGACAAAGGCTTCGGTCAAAGAGCTGATCGACCACATCCTAGTGGCTCATCACGACTGGCTGAAGGCGGAACTTCCACGCATGGACGCTCTGTGTGAAAAGGTCGCCCGCGTACACGGCGAGGGACACAAGCAGGTGCATGAAGTCCTGCGGGTCTTCCGTGCCCTGCGGGAAGACATCGAGCCCCATCTGCAGAAGGAGGAGATCATCCTGTTCCCTTCCGCCTTGCATCTGGAAAGCCACGGCGAGATCACGCTTGCGTGCCACGGTCCGGTTCCGACCCTGGAAGGCCCCGTGTCGGGCATGGAAGCGGAGCACAAGGTGGTCGGTGGGTACCTGGAAGATCTCAAGGATCTGACCGATGGGTTCGTGCCTCCCCAGGAAGCATGCAACACCTGGCGGGCCGCTTGGGATGCGCTCAAACAATTGGATTCCAACACCCGCGCTCATATCCACCTGGAAAACGAGGTTCTCCATCCGCTGATTCGCCGCCTAGAACAAAAATTGGCAGAGGCATGAACGGGAAACCCCTGCCTCGGCTGGGGGTCGACGAATTGGACGATCAGCACGAGCGGATGGCTTCCATGCGGGAGGAAATCCGTCGCTTGCCAACTCTTTCAAGAGCCCACCCTTGGCTGGAGCTTTTGGAAGAGTTCCGATCGCACTTTGGCTTGGAATCGCAAATGATGGTCGAGGACTCTTTCCCCGACCATCGTTTGCACGAGTTGGACCACGAGCGGATCTTGGCTCACATGACGCGGATCGGGTCCGATGCGTTGGAAGGCCAGCCCATCGAGGATTCCGAACTCGATTCGTTGGGGCGGTGGATGGAATCCCATCTGCTTGCCGCCGACAAGTCCCTGGTCGAATTCCGTCTGGAGACCGAACTTTGGAAGCTCCGCGAAGAGTGCCAATGGGATGCCCTCGAACTCGTCGGCCGCAAATAGCTCAGCCGCCGATCTGGTGCATGGCCTGACTGACGCTCTCGATGCGATGGATGGGTTTGGCGGAAAAAGCCAGGGCGGAAGCCGCCACGATTCCCTCCGCATCCAGACCAGCCAAAGGCACGCGATCGTCGCGCATCAGACACGAGCGAAGTTCGCCCCGCACCGACAAGCGAAGTCGCGAACAACCACCACAAAACGGTTTGGACTCCGAGGCGATGAAACCGATCCGCCCTCCGCCCTCCAGCTGGATGCGATAGGCGGTTTCGTCCACTCCTCGCGCAAGCGGCACCCAACCGAACCCCGTTGCGAGTCTGGATTCCACCTCGGCCGCCGACACGAAGTCCCGGGTGTGATCGACCGCTCCCGGTCCGATCTTCATCAGTTCCAGAAACCGCACCTCCACACCGGTGCGTTGGGCGAACTCGGCGAAAGCGTGGACTTCGTCGTCGTTTCGCCCGCGGCTCACCACGCAATTGACCTTCACGGAAAAGCCATCGGCCACGGCGGCGTGCACCGCTTCCAACACGGGCTCCAACCTGCGGCCGGTGATCGCCTTGAACGAATCCGGCCGCAGAGAATCGAGGCTGATGTTGAGGGTCCGCACACCACTTTGGTGCAAGGCCGGAAAATGCTTGGGCAAAAATTGTCCGTTTGAGGTGATCGACAGCCTGGTTCCACCGACTTCTCCGAGCGCGATCAGGATCTCGTCCAGGTCAGGGCGCAAGGTGGGCTCTCCGCCGGTGACGCGAAGATCGCAGACCCCCGCGCCCACCAGTGCATGCGCGATGCGAGCGAAACCTTGGGCGTCCAGATGGCCGGGACGCATGACGGGGGGCTGGCGTGGGGCATGCAGTAGAAACACCGGAACTGGCAGGCTTCCGTCACGGAAATCCGCAGCTTCCGAAATACCCTCCCATGGGAGTCCGTGATGGACTGCCCGCGGATCGATCGCGATTCGTGGCCGAGATCTAGCATGGCAGACTCAGAAATGTCTTCGAGCCCCAGGTCCTTGGTCGGCATTGAGCATCTTCCACACCGTCAAGTGTAGCCAAACCAAACAGGCCGCGTTGGCCAAAAAGAGAACCATGAACGTGGTCTGCGGGATCTTGGTCAGCGACCCGATGGACGCGAAGGTCAATGGCAAACAGAATCCCCCCAAAGCACCCAACAGTCCTACCAATCCCCCGACCGCCCCGACATCCTTCGGGAAATATTCCGGCACGTACTTGAATACAGCCGCTTTTCCGATCCCCATGGCGCAACCTACCAGGAAAATCAGGATCGTGAAGGGCACCACGCCCATGGAGAAGGGAAGCGCCGCCATGGTGCCTCCCGGCACGTAGGATTCCGGCACGTAGAAGACGATATGGCCAAAGGGGAGGGACAGCCCGAAAAAACAGACCGCCAGCACCATGAATACTCCATACATCAGGCCCCGGGCTCCAATTCGATCCGCCAGCCACCCGCCCAGCGGACGGAGCAAGCTGGCCGGAAAAATGAACAAGGTGGTGAGAAAGGCCGCGTTCTTCAATTCCAGGCCGTAGACATCCACGTAGTACTTGGGAAGCCACACGCTGAGCGCCACGTAGGCGCCGAACACCACCACGTAGTAGAGGCTGAATCGCCAGACCCGCACGTGGCGAAGAGGCTGGAGCATCTGCGCGAAGGTCCGCCCAGCACCAGGTCGTCGGTCCGGACTGGGAGTGAACAGAAGCACAAGCAGGATCATCAGCACAAGCAGTCCCACGTACATCTGGGGAATGAACCTCCAGCCTCCGCTGATGACCCCTCCGAAATACCCGGCCGAGGGGACCGCGGCGATGAGCAACGGACCGACAAGTTTTGTCACCGATGCGCCCACGTTCCCCGCCCCGAAGAATCCCAGGGCGAGCCCTTGCCTGGATTTGGGGAACCAGGCGCTGTTCCAGGCCACGCCCACGCTGAAGGAGTTGCCCGCCAACCCCACCAGAAAGGCGCACGCGAGCAGATGCTCGAAGGTCCGCGCCTGACTGACCGCCCAGGAAGCTCCCGCGGTGGCCACCATGAGCAGAAGCAGAACCTTCTTGGCACCGAAGCGATCCGCCCAGATGCCCAGCAGTAACCTCCAGATCGAACCGTTGAGGATCGCGATCGAGGTGAGCCAGGCAAATTGCATCTCCGTCAGCCCCAGTTCCTTGCGGATGGGGATGGCGAGGATGCCAAATTGCAACCAGACCGCGAACATGAGGGTGAATGCGGCCGTGGAAAGCCACATGACCCGATTGGCGCCTTTGGGCGTCTCTACGTCGTTCATCGGGGGCTCCAGACGCCTTTGCGCACGACCTGCCAGGGACGCACCAGATACCGCACCACCAGCAATCCGGACAGAACGTGCACAAGCCGGGTGAACGGAAGCACCAGAACAAAGCAGAAACCCACGGCCATGTGGAGCTTGTAGATCCAGGGGACCTCAGCCATCGCCTGCCAGGCCGAGGTATCCAGGACCACCAGACCCTGCACGTAACCGGTGAGCCGGAGCATCATCGATCCATCCAGGTGGTGCATCGAACGAGGAATGGTGGCGAATCCCAGCCCCACCTCGAGAAGGAGTGCAACCAAGAGGGGGATGTCTCCCCAGGAACTGGCCGCCTTCACGCGAGGATCCACGAGTCGGCGCCAGATCAGGATGGCTCCCCCCACGAAAGCCGCGGGGGCCATGATGAAACCCATGACGATTTCGATGCGCTGCTTCAACGGCGTGGTGAGACCGAAGGTCTCGTAGACCTCGTGCGGAGTGAGCAGTCCTCCGAGGTGGCCGAACATCAAGTTCACCATGCCGAAGTGGAACAAGATGCTGCCGATGCGCAGCCACTTCGACTCGAGCAATTGCGAGCTGCCGGTTTTCCAGGTCAGTGGTGCACTGCGGATGCGCCAGGCGCTACCGACCACGGCCACGCACACGGCCACATAGGGCAGGATCCCGAAAAGAAGAAGATCGATGGAGCGATTCACTTCGCATCTCCCGCTGGAGTGGAACAGTCGCCGGAAAAGACGACCTCGGGTTCGGCCCACAACTCGTCGATGGACGGCTCGGGGGTGTTGTCGGGTACTTGCGCCCGCGAGAGCTCGAGAGTCCCGCCCGAGGCGACCAGCGCCGCGGCGAGAACGGGCTCCCACGGGGATCCCTGACGGGCATGGAACGCATGGATGCGCGCCACCACCGGAACGATCTCCGCGAGAAAGCGCATCCTTTCCGCCTCGGGGGCACGGGAGGCGAACTCCAGGACCACCGGCAGGTAATCAGGTAGTTCGGATGCGGCCATCTCGAACCCCCGCTCGGCGTAGAACTGGCGCAAGTCGATCATGGCCGCGCCTCGTTCGCGCGATTCGCCGTGGACGTGCTCGAACAGATGCAGAGATCCGCGACGGGATCTGTCCACGGATTCCACGTAGGATTCCTGCACCACGATGGGATCGGTGAGCCTCACCCAAGCCAGGAAATGCTCAAGTCCCTCCCGAGCCGCCGGAGCCAAGTCGGCCGCGTCGATCTCGGAAGCGGCCTCGTCGAGATGCGCCAGCAGGCCGGTGTCTTCCGGGTACTCCAGAATGCGTGCGATCAGGGCCAATGCGCTCATCGACGCCCTCCTTGGCCCGGAGCGAATCCGCCGAAGGCGGGAGCGGAGCTTCCCTGGCACCCCTGGCCGTCGGAAAAGGAACAGCCGGGAACCTCGGCGCGTCCCAACGGCCCTTCCATCCCGAAACTGTCGGTGGCGTATTCCGCGTGGGAGGTGGGAACCACGAAACGATCTTCGTAGTTGGCGATCGCCAGCCGACGGTACATGGCCTCGGCGACCTTTGCGTCCATTCCTTGAGGGAAGACAAATCCTGCCTCCTGGCCACGACCGCGCAACCGGGACCATCGGCGCAGAGCCAGGAGTTTTTCCAAGGATCGTTCCACCGGAGCGTTGTCGCCGGCCGAAAGGAGGTTGGCGAGATATTCCACCGGAATGCGCCCTTCGGAAACATCTCCCAGGATATCTCCATGCTCGTCACGAGACGCCTGCGCGTTCCCCTGCAGTGGCGAAAGCGGTGGTACGTACCAGACCATCGGAAGGGTGCGATATTCCGGATGCAAAGGCAGCGCGATCCGCCACTCGACAGCCATTTCCCATGCGGGGCTCTTCTTGGCCGCCTCCAGCCAGGACTCCGGAATGCCTTCTGCCTGTGCCGCGGCGATCACGGCGGGATCCCGGGGATCCAGGAAGATGGAGAGTTGGGCATCCAGGAGACGCTTGGGGTCTTCCACCGACGCGGCCTCGGCGATGCGGTCGGCATCGTAGAGCAACACGCCCAGGTAGCGCATGCGTCCCACACAAGTCTCGGCGCACACCGTGGGCTGTCCGGACTCGATGCGGGGATAGCAGAACAGACACTTCTCGGCTTTGCCGGTCTGGTGGTTGAAGTAGATCTTCTTGTAGGGGCATCCAGACACACACATGCGCCAGCCCTTGCACTTGTCCTGGTCCACCAGCACGATTCCATCTTCTTCGCGCTTGTAGATGCTCCCTTCGGGACACGACGCCACGCACGTGGGGTTCACGCAGTGCTCGCACAGACGCGGCAGATAGGCCAGGAAGCTGGATTCGAACTGGGCGTACTGTTGGGAATCCAGACCACCCATGTTCGGGTCGCGATGTCGCGAAGCGGCCGCGCCGCCCAGGTCGTCCTCCCAGTTGGGCCCTCCCTCGATCTTTTCCATGCGCTTGCCGGTGATCAAGCTGATGGGACGGGCGGTGGGACTGGCCTTCGTTTCCGGTGTGGCCTGCAGGTGTCCGTAATCGAAGGTGAACGGCTCGTAGTAGTCGTCCATGGTGGGAAGGTTGGGATTCCCGAACACATCGAGCAGGATCTTCGCGCGACTTCCCTGGCGGGGTTCCAACTTGCCGTTTTTTGCCCTCACCCAGCCGCCCTTCCAGCGGATCTGGTCTTCCCAGCGATGGGGGTAACCCACACCGGGTTTGGATTCCACGTTGTTGAACCAGGCGTAGTCCATGCCCGGCCTGTTGGTCCAAACCTGTTTGCATGTGACCGAGCAGGTGTGGCACCCGATGCATTTGTCGAGGTTCAGGATCATCGCGATCTGGGCGCGGACCTTCATGCTTCGCCTCCTTCCCAGCGGACGGTGTCCATGCGGCGGACCACCACGAACTCGTCGCGGTTGGTGCCGATGGTCCCGATGTAGTTGAAGCCCCAGGCCTGGTGCGCATAGGCTCCCACCATGTGGGTGGGCTTGAGCACGATGCGGGCCACGGAGTTGTGGATGCCACGCGTGCCCGTGCTTTCGGCCAACGGCGTGTTGATGGTCTTTTCCTGGGCGTGGTACATGAAGACCGCGCCTTCCGGAATGCGCTGCGAGACGATGGCTCTCGCCGCGAGCGCCCCGTTGGTGTTGTACACCTCCACCCAGTCGTTGTCGGAAATCGACACCTTGGCGGCATCCACCTCCGACATCCACACGCATGGCCCGCCGCGACCCAACGTGAGCATCAGAAGGTTGTCCGTGTAGGTGCTGTGGATCCCCCACTTCTGGTGCGGGGTCAGGAAGTTGAGGACGATTTCCGGATTGCCGTTGGGACGCCGGGCCGCTCGCAGGCTTCCGGTGTCCACCGGAGGCCTGTAGATGGCGAACCCTTCGCCGTAGGCGCGCATCCAAGGATGGTCCTGGTACAATTGCTGTCGGCCCGTGAGGGTTCGCCAAGGGATGCGCTCGTTGACGTTGGTCCACCCGGCGGTGTAGCAGACTTCCTCGGATTCCACACCCGACCAGATGGGACTGGAGATGATCTTGCGCGGCTGGGCCTGCAGATCGCGAAAGCGCACGCGCTCATCCTCGCGATGGATCGCCAGGTGGGTGTGTTCGCGGCCCGTGGCCTTGCCCAGCGACTCCCAAGCTTTCACCGCCACGTTGCCATTGGTCTCCGGCGCCAAGCGCAGGATGGTCTCGATGGCATGGATGTCGGTTTCGATGCGTGGACGCCCCTTCCATGGTCCTTCCTGGGGCACAGTGCCGTTGAGATCGGCCAGCTCCTTCACTTCGCGATCCGTCTTCCAGGCCAGCCCCTTGCCACCGTTGCCCACGGTGGAAACCAAGGGCCCGAGCGAGGTCATGCGCCGCCAGAGGTTGGGGTAGTCGCGCTCGACCACGGTCATGTTCGGCATGGTGCGGCCAGGTTCAGCCGGGCACTGACCGGACTTCCAATCGGCCCCTCCATCGGGTTGCGCGAGCTCTCCAGGGGTGTCGTGGAGGATGGGCGTGAGCACCAGGTCCTTTTCCACACCCAGGTGGCCCGAAGACAACCGAGAGACCTCCTTGGCCAATTCCGTGAAGATCGCCCAGTCGCTGCGCGCCTCCCAAGCAGGATTCACCGCTTCGGACAACGGGTGGATGAACGGATGCATGTCGGATGTGTTGAGATCGTTTTTTTCGTACCACGTGGCCGTGGGCAGCACCACGTCCGAGTGCAGGCAAGTGGTGGACATCCGGAAGTCCAGCGTCACCAGAAGATCCAGTTTGCCCTTGGGAGCCTCGCGCCAAACCACCTCTTCGGGGCGTTCCTCGTCGATGCCCAGCTCCGAGCCCATGGCGCCGTCGCGACATCCCAGGAGATGTCGCAGGAAGTACTCGTGGCCCTTGGCGCTGGACCCCAGAAGATTGGAGCGCCACACGAACAAGTTGCGCGGGAAATTTTCCGGAGAATCCGGATCTTCCGAAGCCATCCGCATCCGGCCCTGCGTCAGTTCCTGGATCACGAATTCCTTGGGCTCCAGACCGGCATCCCGTGCGGCTTTGGCAATACCCAGTGGGTTTCGGTTCAATTGAGGCGCACTGGGAAGCCAGCCGCGCCTTTCGGCTTGCACATTGCTGTCCACCAGCGTCCTTGGCAGGTCGTTGGTCTGTCCGGTGGGACTCAGTAGACTGTGCGGCTTCAGGGTTTCGTAGCGCCACTGGTCCGTGTGCAGGTACCAGAAGGAGGTGGTGTTCTGATGACGCGGCGGTCGGTTCCAGTCAAGAGCGAAGGCCAGTTGCGCCCATCCGGATTGGGGGCGGAGCTTTTCCTGCCCCACGTAATGGGCCCATCCCCCGCCGGACTTGCCCACCGTCCCGCACAGCACCAGAAGCGAGATGATGGCTCGGTAGCTCATGTCGGAGTGGTACCAGTGATTCACGGAAGCGCCGATGATCACCATGGAACGCCCCTGCGTGGCATGGGCGTTTTCAGCGAATTCCCGGGCGATGCGCCGCACCACGTCGGCCTTCACCCCGGTGATCGGTTCCTGCCACTCGGGAGTGTAGGGGATCTTGGCGGGATCAAGGTCTCGGAGGTTCGGATCGGATCCGTCGCGATCGATTCCCAGGTGGGCCGCGAGCAGATCGAAAACGGTGGCCACCGCCACTTCCCCATCGGGAGTGGCGACCATGCGCACGGCGACCCGCCGCATCTGGCGATCGGCCAATTCCTGTCCAGGGAAGATCTCGCCGAATCCTTGGGACCCGAAGTAGGGGAAGGCGACATCCAATGCTTGGGCCTGGGGGCCGTGGAAACTGAGCTGCGGGGCCAGATCGCTTCCGTCTGCGCTCTTGGGTTCGATGTTCCACCGCCCCTGCTCGCCCCACCGGAATCCGATGGACCCCAGCGGAATGCAGGGCGCGTCGCGCCCTTCGTCCCAGGCCACGGTCTTCCACTGGGGATTGTTCGCCTCGGGACTGGAGGTCAAGTCGCTGGCGCGCAGGAATCTTCCCGGAACCCAATCGCCATGCGGATTTTTCTCCACCCGCACCAGCATCGGAAGGTCGGAATTCGCCTTGACGTAGGCCTCGAAATAGGGGCTCTTGCGGCCACCCAGGTGGAACTCCTCCATCACCACGCGCTGCATGGCCATGGCCAAAGCCGCATCGGTCCCCTGGTGGGCGGCTAGCCACTCGTCGGAAAGGCGCGCGACCTCGGAAAAATCCGGTGTCACCGCGACGATCTTGGCACCGCGATAGCGGGATTCCGTCAGGAAGTGGGCGTCTGGGGTGCGGGTCAGGGGGACATTGGATCCCCAGCAGATGGTGTATCCGGAATTGAACCAGTCGGCGGATTCCGGAACGTCGGTCTGTTCGCCCCAGGTCTGGGGACTGGCCACGGGCAGATCGCAGTACCAGTCGTAGAAAGAAAGGCACGCCCCGCCCAACAGCGACAGGTATCTCGATCCAGCCGCGAAGCTCACCATGGACATCGCGGGAATGGGTGAAAATCCGACGACCCGATCCGGACCGTGGCTCTTCACCGTGTGCACATTGGCCGCCGCCACGATCTCCATCGCCTCTTCCCAGTTGGTCCGGACAAATCCACCATGCCCACGCACCTTGCGGTATTCCTGTGCGCGTTCTGGGTCGGCTTGGATCCACTCCCAAGCCTTCACTGGATCGGAATGGAGCTTCTTCGCTTCGCGCCAGAGCCTGAGCAGACGCGAACGCACCAAGGGATACTTCACCCGGTGGGCGCTGTAGAGGTACCACGAATAGGACGCCCCACGCGGGCAACCGCGAGGCTCGTGGTCGGGCAGATCAGGTCGGGTGCGGGGATAGTCGGTCTGCTGCATCTCCCAGGCGACCAGACCGTTCTTGACAAAAACCTTCCAACTGC
This DNA window, taken from Fibrobacterota bacterium, encodes the following:
- a CDS encoding molybdenum cofactor biosynthesis protein MoaE, which gives rise to MRFRLSTTDINPQDLSAQLRHASSGGFVSFEGWVRDHHLGRAVEKLFYQAHPVLALQEGDRIVSEALERFGIRNALCVHRVGDLGIGGIAVWIGVASDHRAEAFDACRWIIDEVKATVPIWKREWFADGTVEWVGCERCARAGDAHRTEATTARSHAHENCQH
- a CDS encoding NTP transferase domain-containing protein, which encodes MIAPLDALILAGGASRRMGSDKALLEWEGRPATLRLRELLSGFVERVRLSRAVGQELPEGWSESDAVRDREIAAGPLRGILSALAAHPGRAFLVVAVDQPLLDTSMLASLVDARDPGLGATCFLDSDGSLPDPMCAIYEPSFSDAASPWLSHGKGCPRKVLLNSPVKVLPSPGIRLKDADSPQDQAEIVRWMEGRQVTLEHFALLCDLAKVPSETVSTRAVDLTGLWRETADRLAIGFPMDSFRPVRNDAFAEWSDSFAAGDRISFLPPVSGG
- the moaC gene encoding cyclic pyranopterin monophosphate synthase MoaC, which translates into the protein MQGTIDTLSVSQKRLTHVDDRGAPCMVDVGEREQTRREATAHAEIVLPQAVVALSRDGEIFASKGPVFATAIVAGTQAVKRTADLIPFCHPLLLDSIRIACRLEGSLARIECTVACTGRTGVEMEALTGASVAALTVYDMCKALDLGIEIRSVRLMAKSGGRRNFGSSE
- the ric gene encoding iron-sulfur cluster repair di-iron protein; protein product: MHADTTVGSLVATHPSRSKVFERFGIDYCCGGHDSLANACKKASVSLEQLIHELEAQPLQADDRDWTKASVKELIDHILVAHHDWLKAELPRMDALCEKVARVHGEGHKQVHEVLRVFRALREDIEPHLQKEEIILFPSALHLESHGEITLACHGPVPTLEGPVSGMEAEHKVVGGYLEDLKDLTDGFVPPQEACNTWRAAWDALKQLDSNTRAHIHLENEVLHPLIRRLEQKLAEA
- a CDS encoding radical SAM protein, whose translation is MFLLHAPRQPPVMRPGHLDAQGFARIAHALVGAGVCDLRVTGGEPTLRPDLDEILIALGEVGGTRLSITSNGQFLPKHFPALHQSGVRTLNISLDSLRPDSFKAITGRRLEPVLEAVHAAVADGFSVKVNCVVSRGRNDDEVHAFAEFAQRTGVEVRFLELMKIGPGAVDHTRDFVSAAEVESRLATGFGWVPLARGVDETAYRIQLEGGGRIGFIASESKPFCGGCSRLRLSVRGELRSCLMRDDRVPLAGLDAEGIVAASALAFSAKPIHRIESVSQAMHQIGG
- a CDS encoding NarK/NasA family nitrate transporter produces the protein MNDVETPKGANRVMWLSTAAFTLMFAVWLQFGILAIPIRKELGLTEMQFAWLTSIAILNGSIWRLLLGIWADRFGAKKVLLLLMVATAGASWAVSQARTFEHLLACAFLVGLAGNSFSVGVAWNSAWFPKSRQGLALGFFGAGNVGASVTKLVGPLLIAAVPSAGYFGGVISGGWRFIPQMYVGLLVLMILLVLLFTPSPDRRPGAGRTFAQMLQPLRHVRVWRFSLYYVVVFGAYVALSVWLPKYYVDVYGLELKNAAFLTTLFIFPASLLRPLGGWLADRIGARGLMYGVFMVLAVCFFGLSLPFGHIVFYVPESYVPGGTMAALPFSMGVVPFTILIFLVGCAMGIGKAAVFKYVPEYFPKDVGAVGGLVGLLGALGGFCLPLTFASIGSLTKIPQTTFMVLFLANAACLVWLHLTVWKMLNADQGPGARRHF
- the narI gene encoding respiratory nitrate reductase subunit gamma, which translates into the protein MDLLLFGILPYVAVCVAVVGSAWRIRSAPLTWKTGSSQLLESKWLRIGSILFHFGMVNLMFGHLGGLLTPHEVYETFGLTTPLKQRIEIVMGFIMAPAAFVGGAILIWRRLVDPRVKAASSWGDIPLLVALLLEVGLGFATIPRSMHHLDGSMMLRLTGYVQGLVVLDTSAWQAMAEVPWIYKLHMAVGFCFVLVLPFTRLVHVLSGLLVVRYLVRPWQVVRKGVWSPR
- the narJ gene encoding nitrate reductase molybdenum cofactor assembly chaperone, whose amino-acid sequence is MSALALIARILEYPEDTGLLAHLDEAASEIDAADLAPAAREGLEHFLAWVRLTDPIVVQESYVESVDRSRRGSLHLFEHVHGESRERGAAMIDLRQFYAERGFEMAASELPDYLPVVLEFASRAPEAERMRFLAEIVPVVARIHAFHARQGSPWEPVLAAALVASGGTLELSRAQVPDNTPEPSIDELWAEPEVVFSGDCSTPAGDAK
- the narH gene encoding nitrate reductase subunit beta — protein: MKVRAQIAMILNLDKCIGCHTCSVTCKQVWTNRPGMDYAWFNNVESKPGVGYPHRWEDQIRWKGGWVRAKNGKLEPRQGSRAKILLDVFGNPNLPTMDDYYEPFTFDYGHLQATPETKASPTARPISLITGKRMEKIEGGPNWEDDLGGAAASRHRDPNMGGLDSQQYAQFESSFLAYLPRLCEHCVNPTCVASCPEGSIYKREEDGIVLVDQDKCKGWRMCVSGCPYKKIYFNHQTGKAEKCLFCYPRIESGQPTVCAETCVGRMRYLGVLLYDADRIAEAASVEDPKRLLDAQLSIFLDPRDPAVIAAAQAEGIPESWLEAAKKSPAWEMAVEWRIALPLHPEYRTLPMVWYVPPLSPLQGNAQASRDEHGDILGDVSEGRIPVEYLANLLSAGDNAPVERSLEKLLALRRWSRLRGRGQEAGFVFPQGMDAKVAEAMYRRLAIANYEDRFVVPTSHAEYATDSFGMEGPLGRAEVPGCSFSDGQGCQGSSAPAFGGFAPGQGGRR